One part of the Anopheles coustani chromosome 2, idAnoCousDA_361_x.2, whole genome shotgun sequence genome encodes these proteins:
- the LOC131266383 gene encoding uncharacterized protein LOC131266383 — translation MNRRGVRDNRSAERSSGRSFGGGGASSLIRRNERNGGRVEKRFDRMERNGENLRSIRWDQVNLEAFQKNFFQPASSVLNRSRAEVNQYLDKNEITVYGKNVPSPILHFHESGFPQYMLDEIARQGFKEPTFIQAVGWSIAMSGRDMVGIAKTGSGKTLAYILPALVHISNQPRLARGDGPIALVLAPTRELAQQIQQVCEDFGRRMGIHNTCVFGGASKYPQADDLRRGVEIVIATPGRLIDFLERETTNLRRITYLVLDEADRMLDMGFEPQIRKIISQIRPDRQVLMWSATWPKEIRKLAEEFLRDYIQINIGSLNLAANENILQIIECCEEYEKETRLFKLLQHISSQADGKTIVFVETKRKVDKIVNVIRRQGWRADGIHGDKSQKDRDYVLNTFRRSTSGILVATDVASRGLDVDDVKFVINFDFPNNTEDYVHRIGRTGRSTNKGTSCTFFTPANASKAGDLISVLQDANQFINPELHEYARGNGRHRGGGGRQRGNMGGGGGGRDRGGPRGGRMGGSRFSDNKPPGRGDDGGYRNGGNDDRGPKYPRRDEFGRNDRDHRDGASRPGGGYGSSGSRTANGLGSNGYGAGSVATSYGGDDRSYGGHYGSSSQPQGAAFGGAVAYGAPSSAGGSRRSDVDRSRAPGVGGSIGLTATPALASAVAYGHPIVQPLAGPYGAAVGGYQYAATSAYPPRGVMPPMPTGGM, via the exons AT GAATCGCCGTGGAGTTCGCGACAATCGTAGTGCTGAACGCAGCAGTGGTCGCAGTTTCGGTGGCGGAGGCGCCTCCAGCCTTATACGACGCAACGAACGCAACGGAGGGCGGGTGGAAAAGCGCTTCGATCGTATGGAGCGAAACGGGGAAAACTTGCGCAGCATTCGGTGGGATCAGGTAAACCTGGAAGCTTTTCAGAAAAATTTCTTCCAGCCCGCCAGCAGCGTCCTCAATCGGTCGCGGGCAGAGGTCAATCAGTATTTGGACAAGAACGAGATTACGGTGTATGGAAAGAATGTGCCGTCGCCCATCCTTCACTTTCACGAGAGTGGCTTTCCGCAGTACATGCTGGACGAGATTGCACGGCAGGGTTTTAAGGAACCGACCTTCATCCAGGCGGTCGGCTGGTCGATCGCGATGAGCGGCCGCGATATGGTCGGTATCGCGAAGACGGGCAGCGGCAAGACGCTGGCCTACATTCTTCCGGCCTTGGTGCACATCAGCAACCAACCCCGGTTGGCACGGGGCGATGGACCGATTGCGCTCGTGCTGGCACCGACGCGTGAACTGGCCCAACAGATACAGCAGGTGTGTGAAGATTTCGGTCGTCGGATGGGCATTCACAATACGTGCGTGTTCGGCGGTGCGTCGAAGTACCCGCAGGCGGACGATTTACGGCGCGGGGTCGAAATCGTAATCGCGACACCCGGTCGGCTGATTGATTTTCTCGAGCGCGAAACGACGAACCTTCGGCGCATCACGTACCTCGTGCTGGACGAGGCGGATCGCATGCTGGACATGGGCTTCGAGCCGCAGATCCGCAAAATCATCTCGCAGATCCGCCCCGACCGGCAAGTGCTGATGTGGTCCGCCACCTGGCCGAAGGAAATTCGCAAGCTGGCCGAAGAGTTCCTGCGCGATTACATTCAGATCAATATCGGTTCGTTGAATCTGGCCGCGAACGAAAACATTCTGCAGATCATCGAGTGCTGCGAGGAGTACGAGAAGGAGACGCGCCTGTTCAAGCTGTTGCAGCACATTTCATCGCAGGCCGACGGCAAGACGATCGTGTTCGTCGAAACGAAACGCAAGGTGGACAAGATCGTGAACGTTATCCGGCGACAGGGGTGGCGCGCGGACGGTATTCACGGTGACAAGTCGCAAAAAGATCGCGACTACGTGCTGAACACATTCCGACGCTCGACCAGCGGTATCCTGGTGGCCACGGATGTGGCTTCGCGCGGCTTAG ACGTGGACGATGTTAAGTTCGTCATCAATTTCGATTTCCCCAACAACACCGAGGATTACGTGCATCGCATTGGCAGAACCGGTCGTTCGACCAACAAGGGTACCTCGTGCACGTTCTTCACACCGGCCAACGCTTCGAAGGCCGGCGATTTAATCAGTGTGTTGCAGGATGCAAACCAG TTCATCAACCCGGAGCTGCATGAGTACGCTCGGGGCAACGGTCGTCATCGCGGAGGCGGTGGTCGTCAGCGTGGAAACATGggaggtggtggcggtgggcgTGACCGCGGTGGACCTCGTGGCGGTCGAATGGGAGGCAGCCGTTTCAGCGATAATAAACCTCCGGGCCGTGGTGACGATGGTGGCTATCGTAACGGAGGCAATGACGACCGTGGTCCGAAGTATCCTCGTAGGGACGAATTCGGTCGGAACGACCGTGATCACCGGGATGGTGCGTCCCGGCCCGGCGGAGGCTACGGAAGTTCCGGATCGCGTACTGCGAACGGTTTGGGATCCAATGGCTATGGCGCAGGAAGTGTCGCTACCTCGTACGGTGGAGACGATCGCAGCTACGGTGGACACTATGGAAGTTCCAGCCAGCCTCAGGGAGCAGCCTTCGGTGGAGCTGTAGCCTACGGTGCTCCCTCAAGTGCTGGTGGATCTCGCCGATCGGACGTTGATCGTTCGCGTGCACCCGGTGTCGGTGGTAGCATCGGACTGACTGCTACTCCAGCCCTGGCCAGTGCCGTTGCGTATGGACACCCGATAGTGCAGCCACTGGCGGGACCGTATGGTGCTGCAGTGGGCGGGTATCAGTATGCTGCCACCAGCGCGTATCCACCTCGGGGCGTTATGCCACCAATGCCCACTGGAGGAATGTAA
- the LOC131267720 gene encoding anaphase-promoting complex subunit 2, whose protein sequence is MTPDSEEYELLHKVFPVLIDEVTTSPVEEAELERLQRFFKEKQAVATIYEYVFEKIEKTLHHITVPEFWSQFPRKRPENEEIDIVQQLQEFQHVVKELYVRYAYYHKLLERLHKVCPSNELPPEIRKKANEATEFYKLFHTTLIGQLPEAFEEGVRHLYAITFRVFIYTHSESEELMDVAESDVCMACTRQTANCQCQAIASAFSTTNKYLSMMGILEQCAGLILTKLIQERIDWKVNETKENYATSHVQSLEHWLNTVVLQWLTRIFNNGSLQVNPRNKLGKETVDRLMCRLQYYMCEKYALTIIDQFFQIIINFPLSQPAVDDLKVCLKRIHLKFSLVEKLSEMLNSRLLHPGVDTPDILTGYVSALKTLSHFDPSGILLHTITKPIKEYLRGRPETVRCIVTSLTGDGTSDLAEELVKSEAVKPKESTNEKLEESDWESWNPNPIDEAPAALQSDWTDKTADIITMVVNIYGSKEIFVNEYRNLLAERLLSHNDFNAEREIKNLELLKVRFGETLLHSCDVMLKDITDSKRINTHILSPESGLTEQPPFQMSALIVSSQFWPTFKKETMELPSAIKDVFDRFTKTYESYKVNRTLQWTPLNGKVTIEVEHNGKVQEMQVTPAQATIVIHFSEQPQWDLDSLGLKMNMPPIILRKRLVFWQSQGMIRETKENLFELVDNSADSGKQTEQAHTQSNDVCDEDEAESAMESASDQREEELQVFWSYIEAMLTNLDSLPLDRIHQMLKLFASQVDFTQDELKNILQRKVREHKLVYAGGVYQLPKT, encoded by the exons ATGACGCCGGATAGTGAAGAATATGAATTATTACATAAAGTTTTTCCAGTGCTTATTGATGAG GTTACAACAAGCCCGGTAGAAGAGGCGGAATTGGAACGCTTGCAGCGCTTCTTTAAAGAAAAGCAAGCGGTTGCGACGATCTACGAAtatgtgtttgaaaaaatcgaGAAGACCCTTCACCACATCACCGTACCAGAGTTTTGGTCACAATTTCCAAGAAAACGACCTGAAAATGAGGAAATTGATATTGTCCAACAGTTACAGGAGTTTCAGCACGTTGTAAAGGAATTGTATGTTCGTTACGCTTACTACCACAAGCTGCTAGAAAGACTGCACAAAGTTTGTCCGTCAAATGAATTGCCGCCTGAAATCAGGAAAAAAGCGAACGAAGCGACCGAATTTTACAAACTGTTCCATACCACCCTGATAGGGCAGCTTCCTGAAGCTTTCGAAGAAGGTGTACGACACCTGTATGCTATAACGTTCCGTGTCTTCATATACACGCATTCCGAGAGCGAAGAGTTAATGGACGTGGCGGAATCAGATGTTTGCATGGCGTGCACTCGGCAAACTGCAAACTGCCAGTGTCAGGCTATTGCCAGTGCCTTCTCTACTACGAACAAATACCTCTCGATGATGGGAATTTTGGAACAATGCGCAGGGTTGATCCTCACCAAGCTCATACAGGAGCGAATCGACTGGAAGGTCAatgaaacgaaggaaaattatgccACTTCGCACGTCCAAAGCTTAGAACACTGGCTCAACACGGTTGTGCTACAATGGTTGACGCGAATTTTCAACAATGGATCGCTTCAGGTTAACCCAAGGAACAAATTAGGAAAGGAAACCGTGGATCGTCTTATGTGCAGACTACAGTACTATATGTGCGAGAAGTACGCCCTTACCATTATTGATCAGTTCTTTCAGATCATCATAAACTTTCCCCTATCGCAGCCGGCTGTGGATGATCTGAAGGTATGCTTGAAAAGGATCCATCTCAAGTTCTCCTTGGTGGAAAAGCTCAGCGAAATGCTAAATTCTCGGTTGCTTCATCCGGGCGTCGACACTCCCGATATTCTGACTGGCTACGTGTCGGCACTGAAAACACTTTCCCATTTCGACCCGAGTGGAATTTTGCTACATACTATCACAAAACCGATCAAAGAGTATCTTCGCGGGCGACCGGAAACGGTTCGTTGCATCGTAACCAGCCTTACCGGCGATGGTACATCCGATTTGGCCGAGGAGCTAGTTAAAAGTGAAGCGGTCAAACCGAAAGAGAGCACCAACGAGAAGTTGGAGGAATCGGATTGGGAAAGCTGGAATCCGAACCCGATTGATGAGGCCCCGGCAGCACTACAATCTGATTGGACCGATAAAACGGCCGATATTATAACGATGGTGGTCAACATATACGGAAGTAAAGAAATATTCGTCAATGAGTACCGCAACCTGCTAGCGGAGCGGTTACTTTCGCACAATGACTTCAATGCCGAGCGGGAAATTAAGAACCTAGAGCTACTGAAGGTGCGTTTCGGTGAAACCCTACTACACAGCTGTGACGTTATGCTGAAAGACATAACTGACTCGAAACGCATCAATACGCATATCTTATCCCCGGAGTCCGGGCTCACGGAGCAACCACCGTTCCAGATGTCTGCTCTCATCGTTTCATCCCAGTTTTGGCCAACATTCAAGAAAGAAACCATGGAACTGCCCTCGGCTATCAAGGATGTCTTCGACAGGTTTACTAAGACTTATGAATCGTACAAAGTTAACCGTACGCTGCAGTGGACTCCACTGAACGGAAAAGTGACGATCGAAGTTGAGCACAACGGTAAGGTACAGGAGATGCAGGTTACTCCGGCCCAAGCGACAATTGTCATCCATTTTAGTGAGCAAC CACAATGGGACTTGGATAGTTTGGGTCTGAAGATGAACATGCCGCCAATTATTTTGCGAAAGAGGCTGGTCTTCTGGCAGTCCCAGGGTATGATACGGGAAACGAAAGAGAACCTCTTCGAGCTGGTTGACAACAGTGCTGATTCTGGCAAGCAAACGGAACAGGCACACACCCAATCGAACGATGTCTGCGATGAAGATGAAGCAGAAAGTGCGATGGAATCGGCTAGCGATCAGCGGGAAGAAGAGCTGCAAGTGTTCTGGTCATACATCGAAGCGATGCTCACAAACCTAGACTCTTTGCCACTGGACCGTATACATCAGATGCTGAAACTGTTCGCGTCCCAGGTCGACTTTACACAGGACGAGCTGAAAAATATCCTCCAGCGCAAGGTTCGCGAACATAAGCTTGTTTACGCCGGCGGTGTCTATCAGTTGCCCAAAACGTAG
- the LOC131265162 gene encoding tubulin beta chain-like, with protein sequence MREIVVFHLGHCGNRVAESFWQYICGEHCLNAFGQFEGEHFLPRQRINVYFDEAACCNFVPRAIFADLEPSALNYLRCSSHGRLFSPESFVSGQSSAGNNWARGYHTEGAELLDRIVESARRMAEGCDCLQGFQLVHSIGGGTGSGLGTLLLEHLKDQFPGRINNTFSVIPSPKVSEVVVEPYNAVFALSSMVQSADETFCLDNEALYDICVDTLRLPAPSLDDLNHLVASAMAGVTSSFRFPGQLNSDLRKLLTNMVPYRRLHFFVPGIAPLGARASECYRQPTVPELVYQLFSSNNLMAACDLAQGTFLTAAAIFRGRLSTRFVEDQMAGVLAKHDLAFCDFIPNNVKTAICDVPPRGLKMAATFVANTTAITQLFRRITGQFGSMFRQRAFLHWYTGEGMDEEEFTQMEQRLADLIEEYGLYEQERKPNDEEVD encoded by the coding sequence ATGCGTGAAATCGTGGTATTCCATCTGGGCCATTGCGGAAACCGGGTGGCCGAAAGCTTCTGGCAGTATATTTGCGGCGAGCACTGCCTGAATGCGTTCGGTCAGTTCGAGGGCGAGCACTTCCTGCCGCGGCAGCGAATCAATGTGTACTTCGACGAGGCGGCCTGCTGTAACTTTGTGCCGCGCGCCATTTTCGCCGACCTGGAGCCGAGCGCCCTGAACTACCTGCGGTGCAGCAGCCACGGGCGGCTCTTTTCGCCCGAGAGCTTCGTGTCGGGGCAGTCGAGCGCGGGAAACAACTGGGCCCGGGGTTACCACACGGAGGGGGCCGAGCTGCTGGATCGGATCGTCGAGAGTGCGCGGCGGATGGCGGAGGGGTGCGACTGCCTGCAGGGCTTCCAGCTGGTGCACTCGATCGGCGGTGGGACGGGGTCTGGTTTGGGCACGCTGTTGCTGGAGCACCTGAAGGATCAGTTCCCGGGTCGGATCAACAACACGTTCAGCGTTATCCCGTCGCCCAAGGTGTccgaggtggtggtggagccGTACAACGCCGTGTTTGCCCTCAGCTCGATGGTGCAGTCGGCGGACGAAACGTTCTGCCTCGACAACGAAGCCTTGTACGACATCTGCGTGGACACGCTCCGCTTGCCGGCGCCTTCGCTGGACGATCTGAACCACCTGGTCGCATCCGCGATGGCGGGTGTTACCAGCAGCTTCCGCTTTCCCGGGCAGCTCAACTCCGATCTGCGTAAGCTGCTGACCAACATGGTGCCCTACCGGAGGCTGCACTTCTTCGTGCCCGGTATCGCTCCCCTCGGTGCGCGCGCCTCCGAATGCTACCGCCAGCCGACGGTGCCCGAGCTGGTGTACCAGCTgttcagcagcaacaacctgATGGCCGCCTGCGATCTCGCCCAAGGTACCTTCCTGACGGCGGCGGCCATCTTCCGAGGGCGACTATCGACGCGGTTCGTCGAGGACCAGATGGCGGGCGTACTGGCCAAGCACGATCTGGCCTTCTGCGATTTCATCCCGAACAACGTCAAGACGGCCATCTGCGATGTGCCACCGCGTGGCCTTAAGATGGCGGCAACGTTCGTCGCCAACACGACGGCCATCACGCAACTGTTCCGGCGCATCACGGGGCAGTTCGGGAGCATGTTCCGCCAGCGCGCCTTCCTGCACTGGTACACCGGCGAAGGGATGGACGAGGAAGAGTTCACACAGATGGAGCAAAGGTTGGCGGATTTGATCGAAGAGTACGGGCTATACGAGCAGGAGCGTAAGCCGAACGACGAAGAAGTAGATTAA